In a genomic window of Salegentibacter salegens:
- a CDS encoding four helix bundle protein, protein MRNYKNYSVWKKGHKLTLDVYQIVANYPKEELYSLVSQMKRSSSSIPTNIAEGCGRKSEKDFARFLYIAFGSANELEYQILLSTDLNFITEEQGKPLMFQVEEIKKMLNSLIQKLN, encoded by the coding sequence ATGAGAAACTACAAAAACTATTCAGTTTGGAAAAAAGGTCATAAACTCACACTTGATGTTTATCAAATAGTCGCGAATTACCCTAAAGAAGAGCTTTATAGTTTGGTTAGTCAAATGAAACGTTCTTCCAGTTCTATTCCCACAAATATCGCTGAGGGTTGCGGAAGGAAAAGCGAAAAGGATTTTGCAAGATTTCTCTACATTGCATTTGGCTCAGCCAATGAATTAGAATACCAGATTTTATTAAGTACTGATCTTAATTTTATTACAGAAGAACAAGGTAAACCATTAATGTTTCAAGTAGAAGAAATCAAAAAAATGCTAAACTCTTTAATTCAAAAATTAAACTAA
- the hemF gene encoding oxygen-dependent coproporphyrinogen oxidase, with amino-acid sequence MRAEFYKYIEDLQDRICEKLEEIDGTVKFQQDLWEREEGGGGRTRVIENGAVFEKGGVNISAVHGPLAPAMQQYFKVGDVDFFACGLSLVIHPKNPMVPTVHANWRYFEMYDKNGNVLDQWFGGGQDLTPYYLFEEDAEHFHQVSKEACDKHSPEFYPEYKKKCDEYFWNSHRNEARGIGGLFFDYLKASEEKSIEDWYSFVTEVGDSFLEAYVPIVEKRKNLQYSKINRNWQEIRRGRYVEFNLVHDKGTLFGLKTNGRIESILMSLPPHVQWVYDHHPEPGSEEDKLLKVLEVPREWV; translated from the coding sequence ATGAGAGCGGAATTTTATAAATATATTGAAGATTTACAGGATCGCATTTGTGAAAAACTGGAAGAGATAGACGGCACAGTCAAATTTCAACAGGACCTTTGGGAACGTGAAGAAGGTGGAGGTGGCAGAACCCGGGTTATAGAAAATGGGGCTGTTTTTGAAAAAGGCGGCGTAAATATTTCGGCAGTACACGGCCCTTTAGCTCCTGCAATGCAACAATATTTCAAAGTTGGCGATGTAGATTTTTTTGCCTGCGGACTCAGTTTGGTGATCCATCCAAAAAATCCAATGGTGCCAACAGTTCACGCTAATTGGCGTTATTTTGAAATGTACGATAAGAATGGAAATGTTTTAGACCAGTGGTTTGGTGGTGGGCAGGACCTTACGCCCTATTATCTTTTTGAAGAAGATGCGGAACATTTTCATCAGGTTTCAAAGGAAGCCTGTGATAAACATTCCCCGGAATTTTACCCGGAATACAAGAAGAAATGTGATGAGTATTTCTGGAATTCACATAGAAATGAAGCCCGCGGAATTGGAGGATTGTTCTTTGATTATTTAAAAGCTTCCGAAGAAAAGAGTATTGAAGACTGGTATAGTTTTGTAACCGAAGTTGGTGACAGTTTCCTGGAAGCTTATGTTCCCATTGTTGAAAAACGTAAAAATCTGCAATATTCTAAAATCAACCGAAACTGGCAGGAAATAAGGCGCGGTCGTTATGTTGAATTCAATTTGGTACACGATAAAGGCACGCTCTTCGGTCTAAAAACCAACGGAAGAATAGAAAGTATTTTAATGAGTTTACCTCCACATGTGCAATGGGTTTACGACCATCATCCCGAACCAGGCAGCGAAGAGGATAAATTATTAAAGGTTTTAGAAGTGCCGAGGGAATGGGTTTAA
- a CDS encoding DUF6973 domain-containing protein, with protein sequence MNFKELFAVSKVFISKPRYILPTYRATIETIKICDDFYKKEHHKNGKENAFRHALWNYLICQKCFKISGSVEAARIWSDHFTGLHEKLSPNQKLAKAMDLHNNRFGQDLFKGNEIPSEEIIHLFQEKMKVAIKVSKVEEIEKTKDKLVYIDD encoded by the coding sequence ATGAACTTTAAGGAACTGTTCGCGGTCTCCAAAGTTTTTATAAGTAAACCGCGCTATATTTTACCAACCTACCGGGCAACTATTGAGACCATAAAAATTTGTGACGATTTTTATAAAAAGGAACATCACAAAAATGGAAAAGAAAATGCCTTTAGACACGCCCTTTGGAATTATTTAATTTGCCAGAAATGTTTTAAAATTTCAGGATCGGTTGAAGCTGCCAGAATTTGGAGCGATCATTTTACAGGTTTACACGAAAAACTTTCTCCAAACCAAAAACTGGCCAAAGCGATGGATTTACACAATAACCGGTTTGGGCAGGATTTATTTAAAGGAAATGAAATTCCATCTGAAGAAATTATTCATCTATTTCAGGAAAAAATGAAAGTGGCCATTAAGGTTTCCAAGGTAGAAGAAATAGAAAAAACGAAAGATAAACTGGTTTATATTGACGATTGA
- the hemE gene encoding uroporphyrinogen decarboxylase — protein sequence MIKNDLFLKALKGETVERPPVWMMRQAGRYLPDFMKLKEKYDFFTRCRTPELATEITVMPINQIGTDAAILFSDILVIPQAMNIEVEMKPGVGPWLPNPIRTSKDVDNVIVPDIEETLGYVMDAIKMTKQELNNEVPLIGFAGSPWTILCYAVQGQGSKNFDKAKKFCFTNPVAAHQLLQKITDTTIAYLKAKVAAGVDAVQIFDSWGGMLSPVDYQEFSWKYNQQIIDALKDEIPVIAFGKGCWFALHEMANSGASALGVDWTLSARNARYLSGGKITLQGNFDPSRLYSPPAEIKRMVTQMINEFGKDSYIVNLGHGILPDIPVENAKAFVDAVKEYKAR from the coding sequence ATGATAAAAAACGATCTATTTCTAAAAGCTTTAAAAGGAGAAACGGTAGAACGTCCACCGGTTTGGATGATGAGACAGGCAGGCCGTTACCTTCCTGATTTTATGAAGCTAAAAGAAAAATACGACTTTTTCACACGCTGTAGAACTCCAGAATTAGCTACAGAAATCACCGTAATGCCTATTAATCAAATAGGGACCGATGCCGCTATTCTATTTAGCGACATTTTGGTGATTCCGCAGGCGATGAATATCGAGGTAGAAATGAAACCCGGTGTTGGTCCATGGTTGCCAAATCCTATTCGCACATCCAAAGATGTAGACAATGTAATTGTTCCCGATATCGAGGAAACTTTAGGCTACGTAATGGACGCCATTAAAATGACCAAACAGGAATTGAATAACGAAGTTCCGCTAATTGGTTTTGCCGGTTCCCCGTGGACAATTCTATGCTATGCAGTGCAGGGACAGGGTTCTAAAAACTTTGATAAAGCAAAGAAATTCTGTTTTACGAATCCCGTGGCTGCACATCAATTACTTCAAAAAATCACCGATACCACCATCGCCTACTTAAAAGCCAAAGTTGCAGCAGGCGTAGATGCCGTGCAAATTTTTGATTCCTGGGGCGGAATGTTAAGTCCGGTAGATTATCAGGAATTTTCCTGGAAATATAATCAGCAGATCATTGACGCTTTAAAAGATGAAATTCCGGTTATCGCCTTCGGAAAAGGATGCTGGTTTGCCCTTCACGAAATGGCAAATTCAGGAGCTTCAGCTTTAGGTGTAGACTGGACGCTTAGCGCCAGGAACGCGCGCTATTTAAGTGGTGGTAAGATCACCTTACAAGGTAATTTTGATCCTTCACGATTATATTCACCACCGGCCGAAATCAAAAGAATGGTAACCCAAATGATTAATGAATTTGGAAAGGATAGCTATATCGTAAACCTGGGACACGGTATTTTACCCGATATTCCGGTAGAAAACGCAAAAGCTTTTGTAGATGCGGTAAAAGAATATAAAGCCAGATAA
- a CDS encoding uroporphyrinogen-III synthase codes for MKSILSTKKLTNSQKQLFLNSGLSLVEYNAIITETTNFKLPSEKIENAIFTSKNAVNAVLEEIELKNCFCVGEKTAELLSDNGFHIQEIADYGKDLAEIITKKYAAEEFTFFCGNKRRDELPEILLKENIQFEEIEVYKTSLNPQPFPQEFEGILFFSPSAVQSFTAKNQLQDTTAFCIGNTTAAEAQKHTNNIIIATKPTIENVIVQVVKYFGASSRSI; via the coding sequence ATGAAGAGCATTCTCTCTACCAAAAAACTCACTAATTCCCAGAAACAATTGTTTCTAAATTCGGGGTTGAGCCTGGTTGAATATAATGCGATTATTACTGAAACTACCAACTTTAAACTTCCTTCAGAAAAAATTGAAAACGCCATTTTTACCAGTAAAAATGCAGTAAATGCCGTTTTAGAAGAAATTGAACTTAAAAATTGTTTTTGTGTTGGAGAAAAAACCGCGGAACTTTTAAGTGATAACGGATTCCATATTCAGGAAATCGCAGATTATGGTAAGGATTTAGCCGAAATTATTACTAAAAAATATGCGGCTGAAGAATTTACTTTTTTCTGCGGAAATAAAAGAAGGGACGAACTTCCTGAGATTTTGCTAAAAGAAAACATTCAGTTTGAAGAAATTGAAGTTTACAAAACAAGCTTGAATCCGCAGCCCTTTCCGCAGGAATTTGAAGGGATTTTATTTTTTAGCCCGAGTGCGGTGCAGAGTTTTACGGCTAAAAATCAGTTGCAAGACACTACGGCTTTTTGCATAGGAAATACCACGGCTGCAGAAGCCCAAAAACATACAAATAACATAATAATTGCTACCAAACCAACCATTGAAAATGTGATTGTGCAGGTAGTAAAATACTTCGGAGCAAGCTCACGAAGCATTTAA
- the hemC gene encoding hydroxymethylbilane synthase: MNKVIRIGTRDSELALWQAKTVQNALEKAGHKTELVPVKSTGDLNLDQPLYEMGITGIFTKTLDVAMIKGEIDIAVHSMKDVPTALPKGIVEAAVLKRANTKDILIHKGLDFLESNGTIATGSLRRKAQWLNKHPTHTVVDLRGNVNTRMKKLDDNNWNGAIFAAAGLERIALKPDNFIDLNWMIPAPAQGAMLVVAMEEDEFTRKALALLNHRESEITVHIEREFLKVLEGGCTAPIGALATVDKDLVYFKGALFSLDGKEKLGVEKTVSLNEIQNFGRRCAEEILSNGGAKLMQQIKAEINTEG; encoded by the coding sequence ATGAACAAAGTAATTCGTATTGGCACCAGGGATAGCGAACTTGCACTTTGGCAGGCGAAAACAGTGCAAAATGCATTGGAAAAGGCCGGCCATAAAACTGAACTTGTTCCCGTAAAATCCACAGGAGACCTCAATTTAGATCAGCCACTTTACGAAATGGGCATTACCGGTATTTTTACCAAAACCCTGGATGTGGCGATGATAAAAGGCGAGATTGATATCGCCGTACATTCTATGAAAGATGTGCCCACGGCACTTCCAAAAGGAATTGTAGAGGCAGCTGTTTTAAAACGTGCCAACACCAAAGATATTCTTATACATAAAGGCCTTGATTTCCTCGAAAGCAATGGAACTATTGCTACAGGGAGTTTGCGCCGTAAAGCGCAATGGCTTAACAAACATCCTACTCACACCGTTGTAGATTTACGTGGAAACGTAAATACCCGAATGAAAAAATTAGACGATAACAACTGGAACGGAGCAATTTTCGCAGCTGCAGGCCTGGAACGTATCGCTTTAAAACCCGATAATTTTATAGATCTTAACTGGATGATTCCAGCCCCGGCACAGGGAGCCATGCTTGTAGTGGCGATGGAAGAAGACGAGTTTACCCGCAAAGCACTTGCATTATTAAACCATAGAGAATCTGAGATCACCGTGCATATTGAGCGCGAATTCTTAAAGGTTTTAGAAGGCGGTTGTACCGCGCCAATTGGAGCTTTAGCTACTGTAGATAAAGATCTTGTATACTTTAAAGGCGCACTTTTTAGTTTGGACGGAAAAGAGAAATTAGGCGTAGAAAAAACAGTTTCTTTAAACGAAATTCAGAATTTTGGAAGGCGTTGTGCTGAAGAAATTCTTAGCAATGGCGGTGCAAAATTGATGCAGCAAATTAAAGCCGAAATAAATACCGAAGGCTGA
- the hemA gene encoding glutamyl-tRNA reductase, whose translation MEDYQIASGKHFYTIGLSYKKADAEIRGHFSLNEETKNGLLKQAKEEGIEAILVTSTCNRTEIYGFAQHPFQLIKLLCEHTHGTVEEFEKVAYVHKNKQAISHMFRVGTGLDSQILGDFEIISQLKIAFSRSKKRGLVNAFLERLVNAVIQASKRIKNETEISTGATSVSFASVQYILNNVPNVSEKNILLFGTGKIGRNTCENLIKHTQNTHITLINRTKDKAERIAGKFNLIVKDYADLQAEIRNTDILIVATGAQNPTISKELIYSNKDLLVLDLSIPKNVSEDVAHLLNVKLVHLDQLSKITDQNLERRKQFIPDAEAIIKEVETDFNKWLETRKFAPTIKALKKKLRSMKDAELDFQRRKISDFNDEQAEIVSDRIIQKIMKHFANHLKGDSTTTDESLELIQKVFQLEEQAK comes from the coding sequence ATGGAAGATTATCAAATTGCAAGCGGAAAACATTTTTACACCATAGGTCTTAGTTACAAAAAGGCTGATGCAGAGATAAGAGGACATTTTAGTTTAAACGAAGAGACTAAAAATGGCTTGCTTAAGCAAGCTAAAGAAGAAGGTATTGAAGCCATTCTGGTAACTTCCACCTGTAACCGTACCGAAATTTACGGTTTTGCACAACATCCTTTTCAACTTATTAAATTACTTTGTGAACATACCCATGGTACTGTAGAAGAGTTTGAAAAAGTGGCTTATGTGCATAAAAATAAGCAGGCAATCTCTCATATGTTTAGGGTAGGAACCGGTTTAGATAGCCAGATTCTTGGCGATTTTGAAATTATTAGTCAGTTAAAAATTGCTTTTTCCCGTTCTAAAAAACGTGGGTTGGTAAATGCTTTTTTAGAAAGACTGGTTAATGCGGTAATCCAGGCAAGTAAGCGTATTAAAAATGAAACCGAAATTTCTACAGGCGCAACTTCAGTATCCTTTGCTTCGGTTCAATATATTTTGAATAATGTGCCTAATGTTTCTGAAAAAAATATTTTGCTTTTTGGAACCGGTAAAATTGGGAGAAACACCTGCGAAAATCTTATAAAGCATACGCAAAACACTCATATTACCCTTATTAACCGCACCAAAGATAAAGCGGAACGTATTGCAGGGAAATTCAATCTTATTGTAAAAGATTACGCCGATTTACAGGCCGAAATTAGAAATACCGATATTTTAATTGTCGCTACCGGAGCACAAAACCCCACTATTTCTAAGGAATTAATCTACTCTAACAAAGATTTATTGGTTTTAGACCTTTCTATACCTAAGAATGTTTCAGAAGATGTAGCGCATTTGCTTAACGTAAAATTGGTTCACCTGGATCAGCTTTCTAAAATCACCGATCAGAATTTAGAACGCAGAAAGCAATTTATTCCTGACGCAGAAGCGATAATTAAAGAAGTAGAAACCGATTTTAATAAATGGTTGGAAACGCGAAAATTCGCGCCTACCATAAAAGCTTTAAAGAAAAAGCTTAGAAGTATGAAAGATGCTGAACTTGATTTTCAGCGTAGAAAAATTTCAGATTTCAACGATGAGCAGGCCGAAATTGTGAGCGACAGGATTATTCAAAAAATAATGAAACACTTTGCCAATCATTTAAAAGGAGATTCAACAACTACCGATGAAAGCCTGGAATTGATCCAGAAAGTATTTCAGCTTGAAGAACAGGCAAAATGA
- a CDS encoding AraC family transcriptional regulator, whose protein sequence is MILEDKNNAVGFIEELKIEDGFYLLKFQNETTENQKIIRNIDSSFIQFHFNLKGASKFLFNNNNYELPLQGESSLLLYNPQQDLPLNLILEPNSWLISLVISIKKFHSLFSQEAGYITFLSADNKDKKYYKDAPISPSMAIVLNQVMNFNLTPSIKNLYFKGKAYELLSLYFNRTEDPNVEQCPFLSDEENIIKIRKAKDIVISRMAEPPSLQELSDEIGLSLKKLKEGFKQIYGDSVYSFLFDYKMEYARKLLDSGDYNVNEVGLKVGYSTASHFIAAFKKKFGTTPKKYIMSLTSNS, encoded by the coding sequence ATGATCTTAGAAGATAAAAATAACGCTGTAGGATTTATTGAGGAGTTGAAGATTGAGGATGGTTTTTATCTTTTAAAGTTTCAAAATGAAACTACTGAAAATCAGAAAATTATTAGGAACATAGATAGTAGTTTTATCCAGTTTCATTTTAATCTAAAAGGAGCCAGCAAGTTTCTGTTTAATAACAACAATTATGAACTTCCGCTTCAGGGAGAAAGTTCGTTGTTGCTATACAATCCGCAGCAAGACCTACCGCTTAACCTTATATTAGAACCAAATTCCTGGTTAATTTCGCTGGTAATTTCTATTAAAAAATTCCACTCCCTTTTTTCACAGGAAGCCGGTTATATTACGTTTTTAAGTGCCGATAACAAGGATAAAAAATATTATAAAGATGCGCCAATTTCTCCATCTATGGCCATTGTGCTCAACCAGGTTATGAATTTTAATCTTACCCCAAGTATTAAAAATCTCTATTTTAAAGGAAAAGCATACGAATTGTTGAGTTTGTATTTTAATAGAACCGAAGATCCTAACGTAGAACAATGTCCATTTCTTAGTGACGAAGAAAATATCATTAAAATTAGAAAAGCCAAGGATATTGTAATTTCCAGGATGGCCGAGCCGCCTTCGCTTCAGGAATTATCAGATGAAATTGGGCTGAGCCTTAAAAAGCTTAAAGAAGGTTTTAAACAAATTTATGGCGATTCGGTGTACAGTTTTCTTTTCGATTATAAAATGGAATATGCCCGAAAACTTTTAGATAGTGGCGATTATAATGTGAACGAAGTTGGTTTAAAAGTGGGTTACAGTACAGCGAGTCATTTTATTGCTGCTTTCAAGAAAAAATTCGGGACTACGCCCAAGAAATATATTATGTCTTTAACTTCAAATTCTTAG
- a CDS encoding ThuA domain-containing protein — protein sequence MFRNFFAVYIFIFLGLNSGYTQEPENKDEKDKKEVLVFYKTEGFWHNSIPTGRNFIEELGGAHDFKVTSTKDASDFQSDDLKNYDLVVFLNTTGNVFDKKEQEGFKNYIENGGNFFGIHAAADTEGDWSWFVELVGGFFDGHPEVQKADIKLNMPGHPAVSYLPKVWSRTDEWYNYKNLNPETQVLLYLDENSYQGGTNGEEHPIAWFRETDHGGVSIYTGLGHTIQSYIEPLFQEHILRSILFALGEEK from the coding sequence ATGTTTAGAAATTTTTTTGCTGTTTATATTTTCATATTCCTGGGTCTAAATTCAGGATATACCCAGGAGCCGGAAAATAAAGATGAAAAAGATAAAAAGGAAGTCCTTGTTTTTTATAAAACTGAGGGTTTCTGGCATAATTCTATTCCTACAGGTAGAAATTTTATTGAAGAGCTGGGGGGAGCGCACGATTTTAAAGTCACCTCCACTAAAGATGCCAGCGATTTTCAAAGTGATGACCTTAAAAATTATGATTTAGTAGTTTTTTTAAATACCACAGGAAATGTTTTTGATAAAAAAGAACAGGAAGGTTTTAAAAATTATATAGAAAATGGTGGTAATTTCTTCGGAATTCACGCTGCTGCAGATACCGAAGGCGATTGGTCCTGGTTTGTAGAACTGGTAGGTGGCTTTTTTGATGGGCATCCAGAAGTTCAAAAGGCTGATATTAAATTAAATATGCCTGGGCATCCCGCGGTCTCTTATTTACCCAAAGTTTGGAGCAGAACCGATGAATGGTATAACTACAAGAACCTAAACCCTGAAACGCAGGTGCTGTTGTATCTGGACGAGAATTCTTACCAGGGCGGCACTAACGGGGAGGAACACCCTATTGCCTGGTTTAGGGAAACCGACCACGGCGGAGTTTCAATTTATACTGGTTTGGGACACACCATTCAGTCTTATATTGAGCCATTATTTCAGGAACATATTTTAAGATCTATTTTATTTGCTTTGGGAGAAGAAAAATAG
- the hemH gene encoding ferrochelatase, translating to MSKGVLLVNLGSPKSTDPKDVKEYLDEFLMDERVIDVPYWARVLLVRGIVLNTRPKKSAAAYQKIWWDEGSPLIVLSERLQGKMDKNTSVPISLAMRYGEPSIKSGLQELHDKGVDEVLLFPLYPQFAMATTETILVLAEELRKEHFPEMQFTTMPPFYNHSDYIRVLAESISEKLKGKDFQHLLFSYHGVPERHIRKSDVTKSHCKIDGSCCQTASAAHQFCYRHQCFETTRQVAEYLELKENSYSVSFQSRLGFDPWLQPYTDRTIERFGKQGMKKLAVVTPAFVSDCLETLEEIAMEGEEIFHEVGGEEFTVVPCLNDRDDWVNVLSRWVDEWAHQKPVEA from the coding sequence ATGAGTAAAGGCGTACTATTGGTTAATTTGGGCTCTCCAAAAAGCACCGACCCTAAAGATGTAAAAGAATACCTGGACGAATTTTTAATGGACGAACGTGTAATTGACGTTCCTTACTGGGCCAGAGTACTTTTGGTAAGAGGAATTGTTTTAAATACAAGACCAAAAAAATCGGCTGCAGCTTACCAGAAGATCTGGTGGGACGAGGGCTCGCCGCTAATTGTTTTATCAGAACGCCTTCAGGGTAAAATGGATAAAAATACATCTGTACCAATCTCCTTGGCGATGCGTTATGGAGAACCAAGTATAAAATCGGGACTTCAGGAATTACACGATAAAGGGGTAGATGAAGTATTGCTTTTCCCATTGTATCCTCAATTCGCGATGGCCACTACAGAAACTATTCTGGTTTTAGCCGAAGAGCTTCGAAAAGAACATTTCCCTGAAATGCAGTTTACTACAATGCCGCCTTTTTATAATCACTCCGATTATATTCGCGTTTTAGCTGAAAGTATTTCAGAAAAATTAAAAGGAAAAGATTTTCAGCATTTACTATTTTCATATCACGGTGTTCCCGAGCGGCATATTAGAAAAAGCGATGTCACAAAATCCCATTGTAAAATTGATGGTAGTTGTTGCCAAACGGCTTCAGCAGCGCACCAGTTCTGTTATCGTCACCAGTGTTTTGAAACTACCAGGCAGGTAGCAGAATATTTAGAACTTAAAGAAAATTCTTATAGTGTTTCCTTTCAGTCCCGTTTAGGATTCGATCCGTGGTTACAGCCTTATACCGATAGAACGATAGAGCGTTTTGGAAAACAAGGAATGAAAAAACTGGCCGTTGTAACTCCTGCTTTTGTTTCAGATTGCCTTGAAACTTTAGAAGAAATCGCGATGGAAGGAGAAGAAATTTTTCACGAAGTTGGTGGTGAGGAATTTACCGTGGTTCCCTGCCTAAATGATCGTGACGATTGGGTAAATGTACTTTCCCGTTGGGTAGACGAATGGGCACACCAAAAGCCCGTTGAAGCGTAA
- a CDS encoding MATE family efflux transporter: MASVNSRNLGEKPIGKLLVQQAAPASVGILVMSLNILIDTIFVGNWIGSTAIAAINVVLPVSFFIAALGMAIGIGGSSIISRALGADDRKKALKTFGNQISLTLILTIGLVIIGLIFVNSLIPAFGGKGAIFEPAKVYYTIVLYGVPFLALCMMGNTVIRAEGKPKFAMIAMIIPSVANLLLDYIFINQMELGMWGAAWATTVSYLFCFAYIFWFFLSKNSELRISLPDFGLNKSILREIGSLGFVTLSRQAVVSVIYLLMNNILFDLGGEDAVAIYAIIARMLMFALFPVLGVTQGFLPIAGFNYGAEKYQRVKKSINTAILYACGLGLLVFAGIMFFSEEIVRIFTKNPTIIAETPGAMRWVFAATPIVAIQLIGAAYFQAVGKAVPALLLTLSRQGFFFIPLILILPNYFGEIGVWISFPIADLLSTVVTAYFLNREMRLKLKPKTS, encoded by the coding sequence ATGGCTTCGGTAAATTCTCGAAATCTTGGAGAAAAACCAATAGGTAAATTACTTGTACAGCAAGCGGCACCGGCTTCGGTAGGAATTCTGGTAATGTCGCTCAATATTTTAATCGATACTATTTTTGTAGGAAACTGGATTGGCTCTACCGCTATTGCAGCGATAAATGTAGTGCTCCCGGTTTCGTTTTTTATCGCCGCCCTGGGTATGGCTATTGGAATTGGCGGTTCTTCAATAATATCAAGAGCTCTGGGGGCCGATGATCGTAAAAAAGCACTTAAAACCTTCGGAAACCAGATAAGCCTCACGTTAATTCTTACCATTGGTTTAGTAATTATCGGACTTATTTTCGTGAATTCTCTTATTCCGGCTTTTGGCGGAAAGGGTGCTATTTTTGAACCTGCAAAAGTTTATTATACCATTGTTCTTTATGGAGTGCCCTTCCTCGCGCTTTGTATGATGGGGAATACGGTGATTCGTGCCGAGGGGAAACCAAAATTCGCGATGATCGCGATGATTATCCCTTCGGTGGCAAATTTACTTTTAGATTATATTTTCATTAACCAAATGGAACTTGGCATGTGGGGAGCGGCCTGGGCTACCACGGTTTCTTATCTCTTTTGTTTCGCGTATATTTTCTGGTTTTTTCTTTCCAAAAATTCTGAGTTAAGAATCAGTTTGCCAGATTTTGGACTTAATAAATCTATACTAAGGGAAATTGGGTCTCTTGGTTTTGTTACACTATCCAGGCAGGCCGTAGTAAGTGTAATTTACCTGCTTATGAATAATATTTTATTTGATCTTGGCGGGGAAGATGCTGTGGCAATCTATGCGATTATCGCACGAATGTTAATGTTTGCCTTGTTTCCGGTACTGGGTGTTACGCAAGGATTTTTGCCAATTGCGGGGTTTAATTATGGCGCCGAAAAATATCAAAGGGTAAAGAAAAGTATTAATACCGCAATTCTATATGCCTGCGGATTAGGCTTACTTGTCTTCGCGGGAATTATGTTTTTTTCTGAAGAAATTGTTCGCATTTTCACTAAAAATCCAACAATTATTGCGGAAACTCCAGGTGCCATGCGCTGGGTTTTTGCAGCGACTCCCATTGTTGCAATTCAACTTATTGGTGCTGCTTATTTTCAAGCCGTAGGAAAAGCAGTGCCGGCCTTACTGCTTACTTTATCAAGACAGGGCTTCTTTTTTATTCCGCTAATTTTAATTCTCCCAAATTATTTTGGAGAAATTGGCGTGTGGATCTCATTTCCTATAGCCGATTTACTTTCCACAGTGGTTACTGCCTATTTTTTAAACCGGGAAATGAGATTAAAATTGAAACCGAAAACCTCCTGA
- a CDS encoding type II toxin-antitoxin system RelE/ParE family toxin: MDYKIRILPRAKLEINDAFKWYSSRNLKPGKELLKEINLIYDLLLFDPFLFKKNEQNYREVPLRKFPFLIIYRIFKDEVLIQSVFHTHQNPTKKP, encoded by the coding sequence ATGGATTATAAGATAAGGATTTTACCCAGGGCGAAGTTAGAAATAAATGATGCTTTTAAATGGTATTCATCCAGGAATCTTAAACCAGGGAAAGAACTTTTAAAAGAAATCAACTTAATATATGATCTTTTGCTTTTTGATCCTTTTTTATTCAAAAAAAATGAGCAAAACTACAGGGAGGTGCCATTAAGAAAATTTCCTTTTCTCATTATTTACAGAATTTTTAAAGATGAAGTTTTAATTCAATCTGTCTTCCACACCCACCAAAACCCAACCAAAAAACCATAA
- a CDS encoding CopD family protein, whose amino-acid sequence MEYYQYIKALHLIFVITWFAGLFYIPRLFIYHIEAIQKPEPDKSILTSQFKVMTKRLWYIITWPSAILASVFAFLLLHLAPGWLSQDWMLVKLGFVVLLYAYHIKCHLIFKELQNDVVKWTSNQMRLWNEGSTLILFAVIFLVIVKDAINWIYGVLGIFLLAGMLMLGIKIYKRIRTKNPDA is encoded by the coding sequence ATAGAATATTACCAGTATATAAAAGCTTTGCACCTTATTTTTGTAATCACCTGGTTTGCCGGTCTTTTTTATATTCCGCGTTTATTTATTTACCATATAGAAGCGATTCAAAAACCTGAACCCGATAAAAGTATTCTCACTTCACAGTTTAAGGTAATGACTAAAAGGCTTTGGTATATTATTACCTGGCCCTCGGCTATTTTGGCGAGTGTGTTTGCTTTTCTTTTACTTCATTTAGCGCCGGGATGGCTTTCGCAAGATTGGATGTTGGTAAAACTGGGCTTCGTTGTGCTACTGTATGCCTATCATATTAAATGTCACCTCATTTTTAAAGAACTTCAAAACGATGTGGTGAAATGGACTTCCAACCAGATGAGATTATGGAATGAGGGTTCTACTTTAATCCTTTTTGCCGTTATTTTTTTAGTGATTGTAAAGGATGCTATCAACTGGATCTATGGAGTTTTAGGGATTTTTCTATTGGCAGGAATGCTAATGTTGGGCATTAAAATTTATAAGCGAATTAGAACTAAAAACCCCGATGCCTAA